A window of the Streptomyces luomodiensis genome harbors these coding sequences:
- a CDS encoding ATP-binding protein, whose protein sequence is MRTAFVGKGGSGKTTLSALFAQHLARSHAPVVAIDADINQHLGTALGLDGNALREIVPLADRTAEIKEYLRGDNPRITSLEAMVKTTPPGRGSRLLRLLGSDPVHARHVRDVDGVRLMTTGAFAEEDLGVACYHSKLGAVELYLNHLVDGAGEYVVVDMTAGADSFASGLFTRFDMTFLVAEPTLKGVSVYRQYKEHAAEFGVPLAVVGNKVAGEDDRLFLKEHIGDDLLVCLGHSDWVRAREQGRATGELEPEHRLALEQLRAAVDSRPKDWDTFQRQAVSFHLRNARAWADRATGQDLSAQVDPAFRHGPAALADAAASH, encoded by the coding sequence ATGCGCACCGCGTTCGTCGGCAAGGGCGGCAGTGGCAAGACCACTCTCTCCGCCCTCTTCGCCCAGCACCTGGCCCGCTCGCACGCCCCCGTCGTGGCGATCGATGCCGACATCAACCAGCATCTGGGCACCGCCCTGGGGCTGGACGGGAACGCGCTGCGCGAGATCGTGCCGCTCGCCGACCGCACCGCGGAGATCAAGGAGTACCTGCGCGGCGACAACCCGCGCATCACCTCTCTCGAGGCCATGGTCAAGACCACCCCGCCGGGACGTGGGTCCCGGCTGCTGCGCCTGCTCGGCTCCGACCCGGTGCACGCCCGGCACGTACGGGACGTCGACGGAGTGCGGCTGATGACCACCGGGGCGTTCGCCGAGGAGGACCTCGGCGTGGCGTGCTACCACTCCAAGCTCGGCGCCGTCGAGCTGTATCTGAACCATCTGGTGGACGGCGCCGGGGAGTACGTCGTCGTCGACATGACCGCCGGTGCCGACTCCTTCGCCTCCGGGCTGTTCACCCGGTTCGACATGACCTTCCTGGTCGCCGAACCCACCCTCAAGGGCGTGTCCGTCTACCGCCAGTACAAGGAGCACGCCGCCGAGTTCGGGGTGCCGCTCGCCGTGGTCGGCAACAAGGTGGCCGGCGAGGACGACCGGCTCTTCCTCAAGGAGCACATCGGGGACGACCTGCTGGTGTGCCTCGGCCACTCCGACTGGGTCCGCGCCCGGGAACAGGGCCGCGCCACCGGGGAGCTGGAACCCGAGCACCGCCTGGCCCTGGAGCAGCTGCGCGCCGCCGTGGACTCCCGGCCCAAGGACTGGGACACCTTCCAGCGGCAGGCCGTCTCCTTCCATCTGCGCAACGCCCGCGCCTGGGCCGATCGCGCCACCGGCCAGGATCTGAGCGCCCAGGTCGATCCCGCATTCCGCCATGGACCGGCCGCGCTCGCCGATGCCGCCGCATCGCACTGA
- a CDS encoding SCO5389 family protein yields MSLTVSPELLAQAEQGEVSERDFVATVRDSLPYAYDLIARLADELRSGDAEFTDNQTPPPSEAERGQLLRALASDAIRGSLERHFGITLAFMNCHRVAAFRPGAEEGSTYATFVSTRSQILNQSPELRDC; encoded by the coding sequence ATGTCACTGACCGTCTCCCCCGAACTTCTGGCCCAGGCCGAGCAGGGCGAGGTCTCCGAGCGGGACTTCGTCGCCACCGTGCGCGACTCACTGCCGTACGCCTATGACCTCATCGCCCGTCTGGCGGACGAACTCCGTTCCGGTGACGCCGAGTTCACCGACAACCAGACCCCGCCGCCGTCCGAGGCCGAGCGGGGGCAGCTGCTGCGCGCCCTGGCCAGCGACGCCATCCGCGGCAGTCTGGAGCGCCACTTCGGCATCACCCTCGCCTTCATGAACTGCCATCGGGTGGCCGCGTTCCGCCCCGGTGCGGAAGAGGGTTCCACCTACGCCACCTTCGTCTCCACGCGGTCCCAGATCCTCAACCAGTCGCCCGAACTCCGCGACTGCTGA
- a CDS encoding lysine biosynthesis protein LysW → MPVTVEKNTVCLVCDSELEIENGAETGEIIECGTCGQEHELTSGADNGYQVALAPEVEEDWGE, encoded by the coding sequence ATGCCGGTAACGGTCGAAAAGAACACGGTCTGCCTCGTCTGCGACAGCGAGCTGGAAATTGAGAACGGCGCGGAGACGGGCGAGATCATCGAATGCGGGACGTGCGGTCAGGAGCACGAGCTGACCAGCGGGGCCGACAACGGCTACCAGGTCGCGCTGGCGCCGGAGGTCGAGGAGGACTGGGGCGAATGA
- a CDS encoding RimK family alpha-L-glutamate ligase translates to MTVAATDVLLSVTVLRPDERRLLDALRAQGLTARPVLPPDIAEVLSDETARPEIVLLRNLSHREAIGTARRLEQAGIETLNSPSAIEVCNDKGLQALLFARHGVPHPVTRHAFSYDQVRSAVVELGQPVVVKPPSGSWGRGVTRLADEGELEAWTGGRESADAAGKLFPVLVQEYVDKPGHDLRVVVIGETPVVAFRRKSDNWRTNTHLGAEVERVEITADIERLCALTVSALGPGFYGVDLVEDRLTGELTVLEINANPEFARSSEAHGVDVAGRYAEYVAGLLGSRRLSVAA, encoded by the coding sequence ATGACCGTCGCAGCCACCGACGTCCTGCTGTCGGTGACCGTGCTGCGCCCCGACGAGCGTCGGCTCCTGGACGCCTTGCGCGCCCAGGGGCTGACGGCCCGTCCGGTGCTGCCGCCGGACATCGCCGAAGTCCTCTCGGACGAAACGGCCCGACCCGAGATCGTCCTGCTCAGGAACCTGTCCCACCGTGAGGCCATCGGTACCGCCCGCCGGCTCGAGCAGGCCGGGATCGAGACCCTGAACAGCCCCTCGGCCATCGAGGTGTGCAACGACAAGGGCCTTCAGGCCCTGCTCTTCGCGCGGCACGGCGTCCCCCACCCGGTGACCCGGCACGCGTTCAGCTACGACCAGGTCCGCTCCGCCGTCGTCGAGCTCGGCCAGCCGGTGGTGGTGAAACCGCCCTCCGGCTCGTGGGGGCGCGGGGTCACCCGCCTGGCCGACGAGGGCGAACTGGAGGCGTGGACGGGCGGGCGGGAGTCCGCCGACGCGGCCGGGAAGCTCTTTCCCGTGCTGGTGCAGGAGTACGTGGACAAGCCGGGCCATGACCTGCGCGTCGTGGTGATCGGGGAGACCCCGGTCGTGGCCTTCCGCCGGAAGTCCGACAACTGGCGCACCAATACGCATCTGGGCGCCGAGGTGGAACGCGTCGAGATCACCGCGGACATCGAGCGGCTGTGCGCCCTGACGGTTTCCGCTCTCGGCCCCGGTTTCTACGGGGTGGACCTGGTGGAGGACCGCCTCACGGGTGAGCTGACGGTTCTGGAGATCAACGCCAATCCGGAATTCGCGCGTTCCTCCGAAGCGCATGGCGTCGATGTGGCGGGCCGTTATGCCGAATACGTCGCCGGTCTCCTCGGCTCCCGGCGGCTCTCGGTGGCCGCCTGA
- a CDS encoding degT/DnrJ/EryC1/StrS aminotransferase produces MEQYDAALVLTRVLTSGVVMSIEKNDKELPSLERLLAKLGGRARVVLVNSRTAAIHAALCGQGIGHGDHAVLPELDRRDRSFVSWLGVQEAGQEAGSEAGGPAFDLLSLTPENAGQLREAAAAASAPALAVDFTGLGFGPAAALLTDDERIWARAERLKIFGAFDLRTMWTQEEAEPGLAPGVQFNYRLSPLVAACVRMALRQVGPRTPVKTGGTN; encoded by the coding sequence ATGGAACAATACGACGCTGCGCTCGTTCTGACCCGGGTACTGACCTCCGGTGTCGTGATGAGCATCGAGAAGAACGACAAGGAGCTGCCCTCTCTGGAGAGGCTGCTGGCCAAACTCGGCGGCCGTGCCAGAGTGGTTCTGGTCAACAGCCGGACGGCCGCGATCCACGCGGCGCTGTGCGGCCAGGGCATCGGGCACGGTGACCACGCGGTGCTGCCCGAACTCGATCGGCGCGACCGCTCCTTCGTCAGCTGGCTCGGCGTGCAGGAGGCCGGCCAGGAAGCCGGATCGGAGGCCGGCGGACCGGCCTTCGATCTGTTGAGCCTCACCCCCGAGAACGCCGGCCAACTCCGGGAGGCCGCCGCGGCCGCAAGCGCTCCGGCGCTGGCCGTGGACTTCACCGGGCTCGGCTTCGGGCCGGCGGCGGCCCTGCTCACCGATGACGAGCGGATCTGGGCGCGGGCCGAGCGGCTGAAGATATTCGGCGCCTTCGATCTGCGCACGATGTGGACGCAGGAGGAGGCCGAACCCGGCCTGGCCCCGGGCGTCCAGTTCAACTACCGGCTCAGCCCGCTGGTCGCGGCCTGCGTCCGGATGGCACTCAGGCAGGTCGGCCCGCGTACGCCCGTCAAGACCGGAGGGACCAACTGA
- a CDS encoding aminotransferase class I/II-fold pyridoxal phosphate-dependent enzyme, with product MITDFPSAPLPLPDPAEVAAELAEFGGGAMIPKEMRRTIFPVITKEDVFTMLLAQRSAPEKVVADFAESYRAYVGAHRALPTASGTSSLHLALIGAGVQPGDEVIVPAFTFIATAQAVVAAKAVPVFVDIDPRTYCMSAEAAEAAVTERTRAIMPVHVHGLPADVAALRAVCGRHGLALVEDASHAHSAKIGEQICGSLGDAAGQSLMADKNFPLGGEGGIAFFASDEAYDRTTEFLDRNGIDYGMSWVAAAFGASQLARLPYYDAIRARNAALLADALRETGLFTPPYVPDGHVHAYNMYRVNLVPEAVGLEDLPVWAVKEAVHELLTAEGVPAREWQNTPIPCHLPFRERAGFGNGYPFTLNPAAVRDHEPQDFPNVVAMLDRTVVLCRELRSPVEYERATRYADAFRKVAARPDAIRKLVAEREYRRPYEKAARLG from the coding sequence ATGATCACGGACTTCCCGTCGGCTCCGCTCCCGCTGCCCGACCCCGCGGAGGTCGCGGCCGAACTCGCCGAATTCGGCGGCGGGGCGATGATCCCCAAGGAGATGCGGCGCACCATCTTCCCGGTGATCACCAAGGAGGATGTCTTCACCATGCTGCTGGCGCAGCGGTCCGCCCCGGAGAAGGTGGTGGCCGACTTCGCCGAGAGCTACCGCGCCTACGTGGGCGCCCACCGGGCGCTCCCCACCGCGAGCGGCACCTCAAGCCTCCATCTGGCCCTGATCGGGGCCGGTGTGCAGCCCGGTGACGAGGTGATCGTCCCCGCCTTCACCTTCATCGCCACCGCGCAGGCGGTCGTGGCCGCCAAGGCCGTGCCGGTCTTCGTCGACATCGATCCGCGGACGTACTGCATGTCGGCCGAGGCCGCCGAGGCGGCGGTCACCGAGCGCACCCGGGCCATCATGCCGGTGCACGTCCACGGGCTGCCCGCGGACGTCGCCGCGCTGCGCGCGGTCTGCGGCCGGCACGGGCTGGCGCTGGTGGAGGACGCCTCGCACGCCCACTCCGCGAAGATCGGTGAGCAGATCTGCGGCTCCCTGGGGGACGCCGCAGGACAGAGCCTGATGGCGGACAAGAACTTCCCGCTCGGCGGCGAGGGCGGTATCGCCTTCTTCGCAAGCGACGAGGCGTACGACCGGACGACGGAGTTCCTCGACCGGAACGGCATCGACTACGGGATGTCCTGGGTGGCCGCCGCGTTCGGCGCGAGCCAGCTGGCGCGACTGCCCTACTACGACGCCATACGGGCCCGCAACGCGGCGCTGCTGGCCGACGCGCTGCGGGAGACCGGTCTGTTCACCCCGCCGTACGTGCCGGACGGCCACGTCCACGCGTACAACATGTACCGCGTCAATCTGGTGCCCGAGGCCGTCGGCCTGGAGGACCTGCCCGTCTGGGCGGTGAAGGAGGCCGTGCACGAGCTGCTCACCGCCGAGGGCGTGCCGGCCCGCGAGTGGCAGAACACCCCCATCCCCTGCCACCTGCCCTTCCGGGAGCGGGCGGGCTTCGGCAACGGCTACCCGTTCACGCTCAACCCGGCCGCGGTCCGGGACCACGAGCCGCAGGACTTCCCGAACGTGGTCGCCATGCTGGACCGCACCGTGGTGCTCTGCCGTGAGCTGCGCTCCCCGGTGGAGTACGAGCGGGCGACCCGCTACGCGGACGCCTTCCGCAAGGTCGCCGCCCGTCCCGACGCCATCCGCAAGCTCGTCGCCGAGCGTGAGTACCGGCGGCCCTATGAGAAGGCGGCCCGCCTTGGCTGA
- the argC gene encoding N-acetyl-gamma-glutamyl-phosphate reductase — MADNDRLRVAVLGASGYTGAELVRLLLDHPRVELAYLSSERYSGLPITSVLAGVRNHPAAAGLRFQPLDACDEVDVAFGCLPTGALPPRMPKLSERAERVINLAGDFRLTDPEEAAAHYPESAGWDQPFHYFVPEFSPPPADARFINLPGCMAVTTLYALQPLVAADLVGDEVVVDAKTGASGSGAKSSEHPAERIGNFRVHKPFGHRHAPEIVQALHTFSGRAPRLRFSTYSLDVSRGILISAYGPLRPEVSRLDVKRAYGKTYAKTPFVRVRTALKTPGDFPMLKSVVGSNMAEVAVSVREDRFVAVAALDNLLKGAAGQAVQALNLLHGFEQSTALPFTAVTP, encoded by the coding sequence TTGGCTGACAACGACCGGCTGCGGGTGGCCGTACTCGGCGCCAGCGGCTACACCGGTGCGGAACTGGTCCGGCTGCTGCTGGACCACCCGCGAGTGGAACTCGCCTATCTGTCCTCGGAGCGCTACAGCGGGCTCCCCATCACCTCCGTGCTGGCCGGGGTGCGCAACCACCCCGCCGCCGCCGGGTTACGGTTCCAGCCGCTGGATGCCTGCGACGAGGTGGACGTGGCCTTCGGCTGCCTGCCCACCGGGGCGCTGCCGCCGCGGATGCCCAAGCTCTCGGAGCGGGCGGAGCGGGTGATCAACCTGGCCGGGGACTTCCGGCTCACCGACCCTGAGGAGGCCGCCGCCCACTATCCCGAGTCGGCCGGGTGGGACCAGCCGTTCCACTACTTCGTCCCGGAGTTCTCCCCGCCACCCGCCGACGCCCGGTTCATCAACCTGCCCGGCTGCATGGCCGTCACCACGCTCTACGCGCTGCAACCGCTGGTCGCCGCCGACCTGGTGGGGGATGAGGTCGTCGTGGACGCCAAGACCGGGGCCAGTGGCAGCGGAGCGAAGTCCTCGGAGCACCCCGCGGAGCGGATCGGCAACTTCCGGGTGCACAAGCCGTTCGGGCACCGGCACGCCCCGGAGATCGTGCAGGCGCTGCACACCTTCTCCGGCCGCGCCCCACGGCTGCGGTTCTCCACCTACAGCCTGGACGTCTCGCGGGGCATCCTGATCTCCGCGTACGGTCCGCTGCGCCCGGAGGTCTCCCGGCTGGACGTCAAACGTGCCTACGGCAAGACGTACGCGAAGACCCCGTTCGTCCGGGTGCGCACCGCGCTGAAGACGCCCGGCGACTTCCCGATGCTCAAGAGCGTGGTCGGCTCCAACATGGCCGAGGTGGCGGTGTCGGTCCGCGAGGACCGGTTCGTGGCCGTCGCCGCGCTCGACAACCTGCTCAAGGGCGCGGCCGGACAGGCGGTGCAGGCCCTCAACCTCCTCCACGGATTCGAGCAGTCCACAGCCCTTCCCTTCACGGCGGTGACACCATGA
- a CDS encoding M20/M25/M40 family metallo-hydrolase, protein MSGRPLYVIKVGSSTLLHPQVFDEIAAVRRRGARVLLVAGGAEGIERHYRSIGRAMPELTLRNGDTVRYCPPAEMPHIVAAYQQVTLPMVEAGLTALGLAVFTAVAAHGGLVTGVVNRPLRVMADGRSKVIRDHRAGTAEGVDTERLTTLLDAYDVVCLSPPVRDAAGGSELNVDADVLAATLANALGADHLRLVTGTAGILTDPADPGSTLRDAFPGTAAQYAGGRMKQKVRAAELGLRGTADVAVTGPHTMADPDGWTRFWAAEEPAADLALLSRTVQIPSTSYDEHELVDYLVHWCRQRELRAWRDEAGNLVAERGTGPRTLLLLGHLDTVPFTWPVRWESGAADDADTADAGTGDAVLHGRGSVDAKASMAAFLDVLADATVPEGWRLRVVGAVEEEVSSSKGAFHVRDHYPADAVVVGEPSGSAALTLGYFGLFKLRVTATVRSGHSAGFQARSAPDHLIESLEAIRAAVLKEADDALSAVIDVSCSADAGSQSATAILNFRVPPAADLDALRTRALDAAGEDVRIEFLRATPGFTGPRSTPLARAFSRGFGRSGIRPRFLLKKGTSDMNTLATTWRGVPMVAYGPGDSALDHTEHEHIDAAEYRRARTVLHEAVTGFFALSGAGADDGGRAARTGEEAA, encoded by the coding sequence ATGAGCGGACGGCCCCTGTATGTGATCAAGGTCGGCAGCAGCACCCTGCTGCATCCCCAGGTCTTCGACGAGATCGCCGCCGTCCGCCGGCGCGGGGCGCGGGTGCTGCTGGTGGCCGGAGGCGCCGAGGGCATCGAGCGCCACTACCGGTCCATCGGCCGGGCCATGCCCGAACTCACCCTGCGCAACGGCGACACCGTGCGCTACTGCCCTCCGGCGGAGATGCCGCATATCGTCGCCGCCTACCAGCAGGTCACGCTCCCCATGGTGGAGGCCGGCCTCACCGCGCTCGGCCTGGCGGTCTTCACCGCCGTCGCGGCCCACGGCGGCCTGGTGACCGGGGTCGTCAACCGTCCGCTGCGGGTGATGGCGGACGGCCGGTCCAAGGTGATCAGGGACCACCGCGCGGGCACGGCGGAGGGCGTGGACACCGAGCGGCTCACGACGCTGCTGGACGCCTACGACGTGGTCTGCCTCTCCCCGCCGGTGCGGGACGCGGCCGGCGGCAGCGAACTCAACGTCGACGCCGACGTGCTGGCCGCGACGCTGGCCAACGCGCTGGGCGCGGACCATCTGCGGCTGGTCACCGGGACCGCGGGGATCCTCACCGACCCCGCGGACCCCGGCTCCACCCTGCGCGACGCGTTCCCGGGCACGGCCGCCCAGTACGCGGGCGGCCGGATGAAGCAGAAGGTGCGGGCGGCGGAGCTGGGGCTGCGAGGCACGGCGGACGTCGCGGTGACCGGGCCGCACACCATGGCGGATCCGGACGGCTGGACCCGGTTCTGGGCGGCCGAGGAACCGGCCGCGGACCTGGCCCTGCTCAGCCGGACCGTGCAGATCCCCTCCACCTCCTACGACGAACACGAACTGGTGGACTACCTGGTGCACTGGTGCCGGCAGCGGGAGCTGCGGGCGTGGCGCGACGAGGCCGGCAACCTGGTCGCGGAGCGCGGCACGGGACCGCGCACCCTGCTGCTGCTGGGCCATCTGGACACCGTCCCGTTCACCTGGCCGGTGCGCTGGGAATCCGGCGCCGCGGATGACGCGGACACGGCGGACGCGGGCACCGGGGACGCGGTGCTGCACGGGCGGGGCAGTGTGGACGCCAAGGCGTCCATGGCCGCCTTCCTCGACGTACTGGCCGACGCGACCGTCCCCGAGGGCTGGCGGCTGCGCGTCGTCGGCGCGGTGGAGGAAGAGGTCTCCTCGTCCAAGGGGGCCTTCCACGTACGCGACCACTATCCGGCGGACGCGGTCGTGGTGGGCGAGCCGAGCGGTTCGGCCGCCCTCACCCTCGGCTACTTCGGGCTGTTCAAGCTGCGGGTGACCGCGACGGTGCGCAGCGGCCACTCGGCCGGCTTCCAGGCCCGGTCCGCGCCCGACCACCTGATCGAGTCGCTGGAGGCGATCCGGGCGGCCGTGCTGAAGGAGGCCGACGACGCCCTGAGCGCGGTCATCGACGTCAGCTGCTCGGCCGATGCCGGCAGCCAGTCGGCCACCGCGATCCTCAACTTCCGGGTGCCGCCGGCCGCGGACCTCGACGCGCTGCGCACCAGGGCCCTGGACGCGGCGGGCGAGGACGTGCGGATCGAGTTCCTGCGCGCCACCCCGGGCTTCACCGGCCCCCGCTCGACGCCGCTGGCCAGGGCCTTCAGCCGCGGTTTCGGCCGCAGCGGCATCCGTCCCCGATTCCTGCTGAAGAAGGGCACATCCGATATGAACACCCTGGCCACGACATGGCGGGGGGTACCCATGGTGGCCTACGGACCGGGCGACTCGGCCCTGGACCACACCGAACACGAGCACATCGACGCGGCCGAGTACCGCAGGGCCCGCACCGTGCTGCACGAGGCGGTCACCGGGTTCTTCGCGCTCAGCGGCGCGGGAGCCGACGACGGCGGGCGCGCCGCCCGGACCGGGGAGGAGGCGGCATGA
- a CDS encoding transketolase: MTATVTEAGPHGVGGAVAERPAPHQTLPDVLRERALTARRMVIDMAASPTGCHLGGSLSAMDILIAALDRTASSDDGSQVVLSKGHAAAGLYAALYVTGILPEDPVPHYGAPTHHFTGHPGPAVPGVRFPTGSLGHGVPYALGWALSRRLSGSGGLGIAVAGDGELQEGLVWETCQVAAAQQVGNLVLFVDRNGGQNDGLVADISPQPRLAERFEAFGFEVREADGHDVAALRELLEPDRSAATRPLAIIADTVKGKGLRPVEGKAASHYVTIDAARATSWKRIVR; the protein is encoded by the coding sequence ATGACGGCGACCGTCACGGAGGCCGGGCCGCACGGTGTCGGCGGAGCCGTCGCCGAGCGCCCCGCCCCCCACCAGACCCTCCCCGATGTGCTGCGGGAGCGGGCGCTGACCGCCCGCCGCATGGTGATCGACATGGCCGCCTCGCCGACCGGCTGCCATCTCGGCGGCAGCCTGTCGGCGATGGACATCCTGATCGCCGCGCTGGACCGGACGGCCTCGTCCGACGACGGCAGCCAGGTGGTGCTGAGCAAGGGACACGCCGCCGCGGGGCTGTACGCGGCGCTGTACGTGACCGGAATCCTCCCGGAGGACCCGGTGCCGCACTACGGCGCCCCGACCCACCACTTCACCGGTCATCCGGGGCCCGCCGTACCGGGCGTCCGCTTCCCGACCGGAAGCCTCGGCCACGGGGTGCCCTACGCGCTGGGCTGGGCCCTGAGCCGCAGGCTCTCCGGCTCGGGCGGCCTGGGCATCGCCGTCGCCGGGGACGGCGAGCTCCAGGAGGGGCTGGTCTGGGAGACCTGCCAGGTCGCCGCCGCGCAACAGGTCGGCAATCTGGTGCTCTTCGTGGACCGCAACGGCGGCCAGAACGACGGCCTGGTGGCGGACATCTCCCCGCAGCCGCGGCTGGCCGAGCGGTTCGAGGCGTTCGGCTTCGAGGTGCGCGAGGCGGACGGGCACGATGTGGCCGCCCTCCGGGAACTGCTGGAGCCGGACCGGTCGGCCGCCACACGGCCGTTGGCGATCATCGCGGACACCGTCAAGGGCAAGGGGCTCCGCCCGGTCGAGGGCAAGGCCGCCTCGCACTACGTGACCATCGACGCCGCGCGGGCCACCAGTTGGAAGAGGATCGTGCGATGA
- a CDS encoding transketolase, whose product MTLPGRTAYREELTSIAADNPRVLCLEADLGGRSHPFATAYPDRFFNVGIAEGAMVDMAAGLAAGGYQPFVSTFAPFAALRAAESLKLALGYLGAGITVVAPYAGVSGGWFGTTHHCLEDFAVVRAIPGVTIAAPYGEQEMRAVIRRAARTGTPHYVRTGRNAAPVSLPWQGTDPPVVNWDDAGARPDRTCLVSVGEVGTELCLAVRRADPGLAHAHLCFVDQPHLELAAAELAGRYDRFVVVEEHRPAGSVGSALALLLSGRVVRSVNAGEGWPSRGGSHEQVLDQLGLNEAAVWEALAPWEERPLGAGAEMGTGNGTGKGKST is encoded by the coding sequence ATGACACTGCCCGGACGTACCGCCTACCGCGAGGAACTGACGAGCATCGCCGCGGACAACCCCCGGGTCCTGTGCCTGGAGGCCGATCTCGGCGGCCGCTCCCACCCCTTCGCGACCGCGTATCCCGACCGCTTCTTCAACGTCGGCATCGCCGAGGGTGCCATGGTCGACATGGCCGCCGGGCTGGCGGCCGGCGGCTACCAGCCCTTCGTCTCCACCTTCGCGCCGTTCGCCGCGCTGCGCGCGGCGGAGAGCCTGAAGCTCGCCCTGGGCTACCTGGGCGCCGGTATCACCGTGGTGGCCCCGTACGCCGGGGTGTCCGGCGGCTGGTTCGGCACCACCCACCACTGCCTGGAGGACTTCGCCGTCGTACGGGCGATACCCGGCGTCACGATCGCCGCCCCCTACGGGGAGCAGGAGATGCGCGCGGTCATCCGCCGGGCCGCGCGCACCGGCACCCCGCACTACGTGCGCACCGGGCGCAACGCCGCCCCGGTGAGCCTGCCGTGGCAGGGGACGGACCCGCCGGTGGTCAACTGGGACGACGCGGGCGCGCGGCCGGACCGTACCTGCCTGGTGTCGGTCGGTGAGGTCGGCACCGAGCTGTGCCTGGCGGTGCGCCGGGCCGACCCCGGGCTCGCGCACGCGCATCTGTGCTTCGTCGACCAGCCGCATCTGGAGCTGGCCGCCGCGGAACTGGCCGGGCGGTACGACAGGTTCGTCGTGGTCGAGGAGCACCGGCCCGCCGGGAGCGTCGGCTCCGCGCTCGCCCTGCTGCTGTCCGGGCGCGTGGTGCGCTCGGTGAACGCGGGCGAGGGCTGGCCGAGCCGGGGCGGCAGCCATGAGCAGGTGCTCGACCAGCTGGGGCTGAACGAGGCCGCGGTGTGGGAGGCGCTGGCCCCTTGGGAGGAACGGCCGCTCGGGGCCGGGGCGGAGATGGGAACGGGGAACGGGACAGGGAAGGGGAAGTCGACATGA
- a CDS encoding APC family permease — protein sequence MSTQHRVGLGQGTAIYVGAILGAGILALPALAARAAGPASLLAWLALLLFCVPVATSFAALGARYPDSGGVATFVSKAFGSRLSGAVGYWFYFALPAGAPATAYVGGQYAAHALGAGQRVTLAVAAGLLLAAFASNAVGLRMSARVQLVLVGLLAVLLLIAVLTALPHARTSNLTPFAPHGGAAVGQAASLLFFTFAGWEAVTHLSGEFRDPRKDLRRVTAATLVVIGVLYLGLAVTCVLVLGPELAESDAPLTLLLQRGIGSSASAITAVMAMLLTFGTMNSYLAGASRLGAALARDGVLPAPLAKGHRPGEVPRRSLALLFVLSGLVCAFALLTDTGLGKVMLAASACFIAVTVAGLVAGVRLLPRGSAVWWGAVVAAAVMSVVLAFSGWFLILPVLLGAAAVGGQWWSARLRERVRSAGSPKSGASRMVNACAPLPERAE from the coding sequence ATGAGTACGCAGCACCGGGTGGGGCTGGGGCAGGGGACCGCGATCTACGTGGGCGCGATCCTGGGCGCCGGCATTCTGGCGCTGCCCGCGCTCGCGGCGCGGGCGGCGGGCCCCGCCTCCCTGCTGGCGTGGCTGGCGCTGCTGCTGTTCTGCGTACCGGTGGCCACGAGCTTCGCCGCGCTCGGCGCGCGGTACCCGGACAGCGGCGGGGTGGCCACCTTCGTGTCCAAGGCCTTCGGGTCACGTCTGTCCGGCGCGGTGGGGTACTGGTTCTACTTCGCCCTGCCCGCCGGGGCACCGGCCACGGCCTACGTCGGAGGCCAGTACGCGGCCCACGCGCTGGGTGCCGGACAGCGGGTCACGCTGGCGGTGGCCGCGGGCCTGCTGCTGGCGGCGTTCGCCAGCAACGCGGTGGGGCTGCGGATGTCGGCCCGGGTGCAGCTGGTGCTGGTGGGGCTGCTGGCGGTGCTGCTGCTGATCGCCGTGCTCACCGCGCTGCCCCACGCCCGTACCTCGAACCTCACCCCGTTCGCGCCGCACGGCGGGGCGGCCGTCGGACAGGCCGCCAGCCTGCTGTTCTTCACCTTCGCGGGGTGGGAGGCGGTCACCCATCTCTCCGGTGAGTTCCGCGATCCGCGCAAGGATCTGCGCCGGGTCACGGCGGCCACCTTGGTGGTCATCGGGGTGCTCTACCTGGGTCTCGCGGTGACCTGTGTGCTGGTGCTGGGACCCGAACTCGCCGAGTCCGACGCCCCGTTGACGCTGCTGCTCCAGCGCGGTATCGGCTCGTCCGCCTCCGCCATCACCGCGGTGATGGCCATGCTGCTCACCTTCGGCACCATGAACTCCTACCTGGCCGGGGCCTCCCGGCTCGGGGCGGCGCTCGCCCGGGACGGTGTGCTGCCGGCCCCGCTCGCCAAGGGCCACCGGCCCGGCGAGGTGCCGCGCCGCAGCCTGGCCCTGCTGTTCGTGCTCAGCGGGCTGGTGTGCGCCTTCGCGCTGCTGACGGACACCGGTCTGGGGAAGGTCATGCTGGCCGCGTCCGCGTGCTTCATCGCGGTCACGGTGGCCGGCCTGGTGGCGGGGGTGCGGCTGCTGCCCCGGGGCAGCGCCGTGTGGTGGGGCGCGGTCGTCGCGGCCGCGGTGATGAGCGTCGTCCTGGCGTTCTCCGGGTGGTTCCTGATCCTTCCGGTGCTGCTGGGAGCGGCGGCGGTCGGCGGGCAGTGGTGGTCGGCGCGGCTCCGGGAACGGGTGCGGTCGGCCGGCTCGCCGAAGTCCGGGGCGTCGAGGATGGTGAACGCCTGCGCGCCGCTGCCGGAGCGGGCAGAGTAA